The Prochlorococcus marinus XMU1408 region AACGCGAATTTTCTAGTTGATATGTCCTAATGTGCCTTGATAGCCCTATCCAGTATGCAAATTAATTTTCGTAAGAAATTAATTAGAACAGTGGTTTTAACTTGCTCAATTATTTTTTGCATGGGTTACTATTTCGATCAATATCCAAACCATGAAATCCGGAAACAGATATCAACAGATGGATTATTAATGGATTAAATATAGGTATGGAGAAATAAAACGACTTAAAGATATTAGAGAAAGTATCAACTAAAATTATAAAAGTGCTAATTAATACCTCTACAAAGAAAGAAGATGAGATGGCCACCGAATGCAGCTTGGACCTCAGCCGTAAAAAGAGAAGGTTATCGACATTTTGAAGTTAAAAGCTATGGAGGCAAAAAAGATGAACGGTGGGTAGAACTATTTCCAGTTAACAACAACGAAATTCTTATAAGAGTTCCATGGTCGGAATTAAAAACATATTCAAAGTGGACGAGTGGATGGCTTCAGTTGCCAAAAGATGAAGATTGCGATGGCAACTAATCTTTAGAGAAAATAAAAAACAGCTATTTAAGTAATTATTCCTACACGGCTGACAGTGGTTTGTTCTTATATTTTTTGAACTTCTCAGGACAACCTTCTTTTTATACTGAGCTTTAGAAGGTTGTTTCTTTGAATAAAAAACGTCAGTGCTCCTCCCCAGAAGCCAATCAATCGATGACCAGTGCAATTGATTGCCTGACGTACATTCATCCTAGATTTTCCTTTTCATCAATAGTTCTGTAGGACCGTACGTCTTAGGTAGGGAAACCGTAGAAAGAATAAACCTCTTTTAATTAGACATTTAAAAAGGGCCCGAGGGGGCCCTTTTTCTTTACCGATTCTTTTGAAGCTTCTGGATATTGGTGGCCTGGGGCCAAGTGTCTAGTAGAAAGGCTTTTTTACTCCGTTAGGGCACCTAAACGATGCAGAGGAGTTTCGACTGATTTGACGCACCTATATCATTGATCCTTGTCGCATCAGACGAATAGCCCACTTATTCTTTGAGAATGTTGGAGCAGGAACCAGAATTCAGTTCGCTTCTCTTAAATACTCAGGTGGAGTGTCGACCATCAATGGTGCCTCTTAACTCAACACACGTATCTTTGCTCTATTCGCACCTCAACGCAATCAGCCTTAATGCCCATTGCTTTTCCACTACACCTGATCAAAAATAGTAAGTTTGGGGTCTAGCTAAGATCTAATCAATAAATCAAAAACATGAATCAGTCTCCAGAGAAAGAGAAGGGAATGAGCTTTATTAAAAAAGCTGGTAAATGGGCTCCATTAGTTGGAGGAGCATGGATTGTTCTAAATATTGTTGTTCCATTAGCTCTTCTTCGTATTCCTGCAGTCCAAAAATACTTAGTAGTACTGGAGGACAAACTCCCTTTTGACATTCCAGGTATTGGTTAGATGGCAACAGAGATTATTTGTTTTTTCTTGCTTGGTATTGCAGCACTGCTTCTAAATGCTGGACTCGACGCTCAAGTTCTTCCACTCTTTTGGCTAATTCTTCCATTAGTAATCAAATTAAGTTTCGACAATATAACCAGAAAGAAAGCACTCCTCATCAACAAAAAAACGAAATAAAGGCTAAGGTCTTGAAAAATTAGCCGAAAAGCTTTGAACGAGTTACAAGCATTGACGCTATCAGGAGCATTAGCTGTATTTGCTATTACCTGGCTATTTTTTGGTTTTGGGGATGATGATGATGATGGAGGCGGGATGATGAGACCTGTCAGACAAAATGCCGATTAAATATCAGTTGCGAATAAGAAAGAAAAAAGCCTCAATCTAAGAAAGACAATCTTAAAGGTATTTTTACAAGTCCTAAAGCTAATCAACCTTCTTATTAAGCATTAGGCTAAGTAATGAGAGCATGGTGATATGAAAAATTTTCTAATCAAATTAGCTTTATTCGTATTCATTGTTTTCTCTGGATTGAATAGTGCTGAGGCTGTAATACAAGGCTGGGTTCCACCAGAGGATTATGGAGAAGGTGACTCATATGAAATGGGAATGGAATCCGAAGAAGAAGCTGTAGGAATGGAGTCACAAAGTGAACAGTTGAGTATGGAGGATATTTTTGGAGATGAACAAGTTTTTCCTTTTCCACCTGGCCTAGGCAATTAATCAAAAGGCAAACATTCGCTTTAGTAAGGTAGATGCAGATAACTATCTAACTTTTAAGTTTGTTGAACTAATGGCAGCAATAAAAAAAGACTCAGAGCCTCTAGATAACTTATCCAGTCAAGAGATAGAGGATATTGTCAGATCAAACGAAATATTGGATCAAGAAAATGAAAGACTAATCAAAGAAGAAGAAATAGAGGCACAAAGATTCTCAAAGACAAAATCTACAAGAAGATTGCTTAGACGATTAAGAAGATCTCCACTTGAAGTGATAAATCGATCACTCTTTTTTGTATTCATTGGTAGTTTTATATTCTCCTTTGTCTCTGTTTACTCAATCAATAAATTGTGGTTTATCTTTTATGTCATAAGTGCCTTCTCATGTGTCTTATACACCCCCAATAGACAAGCCCTAAAGGAACTAATTGCAGCATGGCCAAATATCGAAGATCTTTTAAAAAAAAGAAGTCTATGGAAATAAATTATTGAAACTTATAGGCCATTGATTTGAAAATTATTTTTTGAGCTAAGTCTGATCTATCCTAAATTTATAATTAATTAAAAGGTAATGGATAAGAAAGGAGCCAAAGGGTACTGGATCTCAACTGCAAAGGTTATTAATCAAGAATTATTTAATGAATATGTTGAAAAAGTTGGGCCATGGCTCAAAGAAAATGGTGGGGAGGTATTTGCGAAAGATTCAGACCCAATAGGAAAAGAAAAAACTGAAGATTCAAACCTAGCCGTCATTTGTGAATTCCCATCAATGCGAATAGCAGTAGAAGCTTATGAATCCAGTGAATATCAAGAGCTATCAAAGCTACGTACAGCTGCGACAGTTAATTCTACTTTCACAATCATGGAGGGAATGGACGAGGCGACAAAACTTAGAAGAGCAATGGGAATGTAGATAATGGCATCAGCTACTTCACCATTCATTTCACATGGTTGGATGAATTGATCTAATTCCTTACCGCTTTAAAACTCAAGGAGGCATATTTTGATGAGTACTCAAAATAGAAGTGACGATCAAGAACTAGTCAGGAAAAACCTTGAATTAATTATTAGTTCGAACAATTACCAATTAGCCCATGAAGATAGAGAGTTACTCAATAGTGATGAAATGAGAGGAGTGCGAATGCTTCTAGAAATTAATAAACCAGAAAAAATCCTAGAAGAACAAAATATTTTATCAACAATCATCGTCTTTGGAGGAGCGAGCCTTACCGATAAAAGCTCTATAGATCACAGACTTGCACTAGCGAAGAATTCACTCACCAAAGATCCGAGCTCATCTAATTTACAGAGAGAAGTAACACGTCTAAAGAATTTACAATCGATATCTCATTACTACGATTCAGCCAGAGAATTCGCAAAGATTGTCTCCAGACAAAACCAAAAAGAACACTGCAATTCACATGTAATTGTCACTGGTGGCGGTCCTGGGATCATGGAGGCTGCGAATCGAGGTGCATTTGACGCCGACTGTAAATCCATAGGATTAAATATAAGTCTCCCAAACGAACAACATCCCAATTCATATATCACGCCAGGGCTTTGCTTTAAATTTAATTATTTCGCCTTACGAAAATTCCATTTTGTAATGAGATCAGTTGCAGCAGTGTTTTTCCCAGGAGGATTTGGAACATTTGATGAACTATTTGAATTACTCACTCTTCGACAAACAGGAATGAAAACACAAATTCCAATTATTCTATTTGGTCGAAATTATTGGTCGAAAGTTATCAACTTTCAATACCTTTCAGACCACGGACTTATCTCAGATGATCACATGAATCTCTTTCAATACGCCGATAGTGCTTCAGAAGCATGGGACATTATCAAACAATAGACGTATCATCTGATAATGGATTGGAAAACATCACTAGATTGGTATTGTTCAGGCAACATTCTCGAGAAAGAGGATCTTGAGCTTTTAGAAAAACATTATCAACAGGTAATCAAAGAAATAGATACGAATCTCTATCTTGAACTAGCTCCAAAACATATTTGTAATCAAACCAATATTCCAGAGGGGAGTTCTTGGTTAACAGCAGTAGCAGTTGTACTTGATAGATTAAATCCTGTTAAGACTGGCAAGCCAAGAAATTTAATCGTTGATCAATTAAGAAGAAAGCAAAGCAGTTAAGCCCTCTTTATACAAAAGAGTTGAACATAAAAGACCCGATGCCCAACAAAGTCCTCTAGCAGGGGGAATATCGCCAACATAAGCACCGATATAGATAAACCTCACAATTGGGTGAACCCATGCAGCTATTACGGCCACAGGAGAGACAACACCAGCAATCAGACATAGCAAACATGCAGGAGCATGAAGAGTTATGCTCTCCCAGCAATTTTGATGACACCAAACAGCTCTTTTACCAAAATCGGGGAGCTCGTCAAACAAAGCCCTTGGAGCACTCATATTCTCAGCCGAATATCCAGCTTTGACTCGGCCATAAGTTAGTGGCCCAATTGAAAGCAAAACAACAACGGCAGACAGGCAAAGGCTCCAAGCAAAAGCTGTTTCCATGGAATAAATAATTATATCTCGAGCCTAAGTGAGGCAGAGTCAAAATGAGGATCAAAGGTTGGTTTAAATTGATATGCCAAAAGTTAATACAAATAAAATTTTCAAAGAGAAGATAAAAACACAATATTTAGCTCATAAACTTGTTATCCTCTGGGAGTCATAAAGAGTTCTGCTCGACTAAATCACCAATTATTAAAGCAATCCAACCATGGACTGGGATTCTGCAAAACAACATTGCAACGAACGAAACTGGCAATGGTCATTGGAATTAATCAATCAGGCTCAAAAGGAGATGGAAGAGTTAGAAATGAAACTAAAAAAATGTGAGGATCAACAGAAAGCTAATCGTTTATATAACGCCTGTAATTACTAATGGAAGAAATGAGCGCAACAATAGTTCCATTGGGTTCACTTGCCCTTATATTTGCTGTGATTTCAATCCTTGTCTTCCTTAGGAAAGCAAGTATCGCAAGACAAGCTGATGAGTCTATAAAAAATAGAATGGAAGCAAAAAGGAATGAAAAGACCGAATCTCTTGAAGAACAAAAAAAACGCTTAGAAATTTTGCTTAGAAAATAAAAAGATACATACTTACAAATTATCGTCGCTTATTTTACCAATCCTTTTAATCGGATTTGACCCATCTCTGTGATTTGCTGGATCAAATGGAAAATTTGTATCTGGTCCTAAAAGATCATCAATACTTTTTGAATCCATTGAACTATGTTCATTTTCAATATCAACATCCGTTGTCATTATCACCAGCTGAGCTTCAACTGACTGGACGCAAACACTAATTACTAAAAATAGGGAAAGTAATAATCCAAAACAAGTTTTTATAACACTTTTCATTGAGAAGTAAAAGATTAACTATTTGCTCAAGGAAAGAATATTTCCTTATATCCTATCAACTACTAGTCATCAAAAATAAGACATGCAGGTGAGGAAGGATTTAAAGCACACTCTCTCTCCCAGTATGAAGCTATCGCTGTCATTCCTCTTTTGACTAACTCGTGCTTTCTACCTATGTCACCCATATTCTCTCTGGGGACGCTAAATGAAGTTTGAAGTTTCATAGATTTCCTCTTCAATTATTATCGGTATAAACCATCAAGAAGGCCTATGGCAAGTGAATTTATCCTCATCTTTCTCTTAAATTATTTTAGAGTCATCAATTAAAATATCTTTAGTCAGGGAAAATCAATTTTTGACATCTAATGAGCTGTATAAAAAGCAAAATCAACCCAAGCAATTAAGGGTTATAACAAGTGACTCCAACAATAATTTCAATAATGACATTAGGCATCGCCATTGCAGGAATTTCAGCTTGGTGGGTCAGAACAACCCTCAAAGAGGGTAACAAGGCACTTGAAGAAAGCCAAAAAAAGAATCTAGACAATTAACACTTTCATCAATTTAGGTACAAACAATGCTTTGAGAAAAATCATTTGAACATTTACAAAAAAAGCACCTCCACTTAAATAGTGGAGGTGCTAAGAAACACATTCTTCAGACCAACTAACAGCTACTTCTTATTAAGGGCAGCCTTAACCTTTGTGGGAGACAAAGCCTTAAGTTCCTCATTTATCTCATTTTGACGTTCATCAAGAACTTTAATACGAGCTTGATAGCTCTCTTCTAGTCTTTTTCTGGAGTCCTCGATGTTGTCGAGTTCCTCTGGACGTTGATTACGCTTAAGCTCTTCAAGCTGACTATCAGAAACTACATAAACAGTTCTGGTAGGTGCAATTAAAGAATCAGAGAAAAAAGTGTCGAAGAGTGAAGTGTACATAACTCTTCTTTAGGATACACAACTACTTTGTCCTAAACTAATTAAGTTATGGATGAGGCATACCGTAGAAATTGATTCGGTAAATACAACTCACTTCGTTTGTAAATACTAAGAAGTTAAGTTTGCAACCTCTAAATTTTTTCACAAAGCGTCTCATGAAAGAGATAAAAAAATAATGGCTACATATTCACTCTTGCTTGGAATCCTCGTGATAATCATTTCATGGAAATTTTACAATGACTGGGCTTCTGGTCTCGCAGGTTTTATTTATGGAGGAATCTTATTTGGAAGTATCAAATTATTTATTCAACTCATAAAAACTTTATTTAGATAAAAATTAATTTCTCTATTGAAATTAAATAAAACTACTGAAACCATGTTTTAAGCCCCAAAAGATAGTCACCAAAATTGCTGCCAAAGGTAGTGCGATGGCAAGTGTGATATTGATTGTTCTAAAAATCTTCCCAACTCCATTACTCGTATCTTTAGAAGGATCTACGATAAGTGGCATAGCGCATACGTATTTTTTTTATTTATAGGCGCAATTTCCATTCAATTGGTTAGATTGTCGTAATTATCGAGACAGTCTCATGTATTTATTAGGTCTTGGACTATTAGTTTTAAGCACATGGTATCTGATGAAGCTATACACAAATTTCAATAACGATCCTATAGCAAAGAAAGAAATCGACAATGCATGGCAAGAAGCAAAGAAAGAGGCAAAAGGTAAAAATCCTTTTGCACCAGGAAGAATTAAAGAGGCTCTCAATGCATATAAAGCTGATATGAATAAAAAAGACAACTAAAAGATAGAAAATCCAAAGAGATCAAAATATTTCTAAAAAGTAGTTAAATTAGTTTTTTGTAGATTTAGTAGTGACGCCCTCATTAGTTCTAATGGATTATGTAGACAGAAAGACATTGAATAACGAACAACTAGAATATCTCGAGCAAGTTTTAAAAGCATCAATTCAGAAATTGAAATTCACTGGTATCGAACCTGTAATTGCTAATAATGATATATGTGATGCAGCACTCATTTCCTGGGGTTCCTATGAAATAAGTTGTATTGCGTCCATACTTGATATGCTTCAACCAACAAAAAAACCAATGGAGCGTAAAACAAAAGTATTTAATGCTCTATGCAATGCAGGGTTAATCGTTACTGATTAAATAAAGAGGTCTACCTTTGCAGACATATCAATATATCAAAATAAAACCAGAGAGAGGCATTGAACCTCTCATGCCGCCTGACGGTCTGGAAAAGCCTTATTTAGCAGCCTCAGGTGCTTTTCTGGCTTTGCGTGCGCGTCTAGCAGGCCTACCAGCACTGGGCTTGACAACTGCAGAAACCTCAGTTTTAGCTTTAGCTGCAGCCTTTTTAGCTACAGGCTTTTTACCTACTGCTTTCTTTGCTGTTGCTTTTTTAGCAACTGTTTTTTTTACGGCAGCTTTTTTAGCTGTAGTTTTTTTAACTGCAGCAGCTTTTGGAGCAGAGCCTTTACGTGTGCGATGAGAAAGAATTAAAGCCCATTCATCAGCGCTAATATTTGCTGGCTTATTTCCATGAATCTCAGAAACTTTAGCTGCTTTTTCGATATCTTTAATTAGGTTTTTCCAAGAAGCTGCGTAACGTTTATCAGACTGAGATTTTGCTCCGCTTTCAACAAGGGTTTCGACGACTTGAGAAGCAGTCACCTTTTTACGACGTCTGTTAAAGATCTCCTTTTGCAAGGTAGCGATCAAGGCATCACCTTTAGCACTAACTTTGATGGATAACTGAGACATAACTCAATAATTACTTTCTTAATACATCTATCACATATAGGGTATTTAATTCAATAGTCAATGGTTAATCGTCTACTAAATGTTCATATATCTATCAATATCATTTAAAGAGACACTTTCAAATAATTCGATCTTGGCTATAAAGTGATATCAATTGGGCGAGTGAAAAACAAAAAACTAATATAAAAAAGAATGCTGATCAAAGATGGCATGGGAACTCTAATAAACAAATTGATCTATTCAAAGTGTCAGGCTACCTCTGGACACCAACCAATCTCTTTCTCTCGTAGCCGCCGCCAAAGAAGACAACGTGAAATCAAATGGTCTCCATGAGGAATAAGACGACGGTGAACATGACACGAAAGAATTGTTCTGCAATGCTTGTCGCTTGAATAATTGAAATGTTGACATGTCATGCAAACGCAAGCTGAACATGTTTTTTTGAGAATTCCTTTCTCAAGGAATTGACACTCTTCTTCTTGACCGAAGATCTGATCGGTACAAGCTTCTTTGGGGTGAGTCGTAGACATTGACCAATTCCAATAGGTTGGGCTACGGCAGATACCCATTCTTCTGCCTTAAAAACAGCATATGGGGAAGCAGATGGAGTCATTTACCTATAGCAGTACACATGTACTAGCAAGAATCAATAGGTAATGTCAAGTCATATATTTCAAAACATCTAAAATATGTCGTCTACAATACCAAAAATCGAACAAACAAGATTCTCAAACACAATGAATATTCAAGGATATAAAGACTAATTGAAATAATTAAACGGATAGGTCAACCACAAAACAAAAAAACAATA contains the following coding sequences:
- a CDS encoding galactose oxidase — encoded protein: MSTTHPKEACTDQIFGQEEECQFLEKGILKKTCSACVCMTCQHFNYSSDKHCRTILSCHVHRRLIPHGDHLISRCLLWRRLREKEIGWCPEVA
- a CDS encoding LOG family protein, translated to MSTQNRSDDQELVRKNLELIISSNNYQLAHEDRELLNSDEMRGVRMLLEINKPEKILEEQNILSTIIVFGGASLTDKSSIDHRLALAKNSLTKDPSSSNLQREVTRLKNLQSISHYYDSAREFAKIVSRQNQKEHCNSHVIVTGGGPGIMEAANRGAFDADCKSIGLNISLPNEQHPNSYITPGLCFKFNYFALRKFHFVMRSVAAVFFPGGFGTFDELFELLTLRQTGMKTQIPIILFGRNYWSKVINFQYLSDHGLISDDHMNLFQYADSASEAWDIIKQ
- a CDS encoding DUF1330 domain-containing protein; this encodes MDKKGAKGYWISTAKVINQELFNEYVEKVGPWLKENGGEVFAKDSDPIGKEKTEDSNLAVICEFPSMRIAVEAYESSEYQELSKLRTAATVNSTFTIMEGMDEATKLRRAMGM
- a CDS encoding DUP family protein, whose amino-acid sequence is MAAIKKDSEPLDNLSSQEIEDIVRSNEILDQENERLIKEEEIEAQRFSKTKSTRRLLRRLRRSPLEVINRSLFFVFIGSFIFSFVSVYSINKLWFIFYVISAFSCVLYTPNRQALKELIAAWPNIEDLLKKRSLWK
- a CDS encoding TIGR02450 family Trp-rich protein, which codes for MRWPPNAAWTSAVKREGYRHFEVKSYGGKKDERWVELFPVNNNEILIRVPWSELKTYSKWTSGWLQLPKDEDCDGN
- a CDS encoding MAPEG family protein; its protein translation is METAFAWSLCLSAVVVLLSIGPLTYGRVKAGYSAENMSAPRALFDELPDFGKRAVWCHQNCWESITLHAPACLLCLIAGVVSPVAVIAAWVHPIVRFIYIGAYVGDIPPARGLCWASGLLCSTLLYKEGLTALLSS